The Sorghum bicolor cultivar BTx623 chromosome 6, Sorghum_bicolor_NCBIv3, whole genome shotgun sequence genome contains the following window.
CCaggctatttttatatttttaaatcaAAAACTAAAGTCCAACAAGTGTGCTATCTGAtttgataaaaataataagtttaCTATTCCTAAACTTTtgcttgtcatatatagcatgtcgtcctcactagctatTCTATACAAAGGCTGTTGTGAAATTCTATATTTTGaatggattttttttattttacacaatgactaaatcttgtagtttagaatataattttacctTGTCTTTTGAAGATGCTCATTATACAGAGTGAGACAAGGATGTAGATGATAGATATGTAGATGGTTACACTTAACAACACAGAACTGAGATTTCGATTTCCCCTTCCCTCATCGcttcatttttgtttgtatcgtTTAGATAAATAATGTATTTTTCTAGATAAATATCTTTGCATAATAAAaattgtcataaaaattttagCTCTGCCACTTGGCTTAAAGTACTcataatgcagactctatcataaagtctacAGTTATTTTTttacctcgaacaatatggacttagagtctaaataagatttggagtattattttttctatctctttcttcaataaatatgctaccacatcagcaaaaaccataaataatatataattaattgtcttagactaTGTGATAAAGTCTTGCATTATGAGGTCACTTATGCATGCATTTTATGTGCTCAGTTCACctaaccttgtttagttccaaaatttttagcaaaatgaccactctagcacttttgtttgtatttgataaatattgtccaatcatggaataactaggctcaaaagattcgtctcccaGATTATaggcaaattgtataattagttattgtttttatctatatttaatgctctatgcatataccgcaagattcgatgtgacgggaaatgtgaaaaattttgtaaaattttttgggaactaaggccctgtttagttactccctcaaaaatttttcatccatcccatcaaatctttggacaaatgcatggaacattaaatgtagataaaaaattaaactaattacacagtttggttaaaaatcacgagacgaattttttaagcctaattactccatgattagctttaagtgctacagtaacccacatatgctaatgatagattaattatacttaatagatttgtcttgcagtttcctgacgagctatgcaatttgtttttttattaatttctaaaaaccctttccgacatccttccgacatatccgatgtgacacctaaaaatttttcctccattatctaaacagggcctaactaaaaacaagattccccgtcacatcgaatcttgcggcacatgcatgaagcattaaatatagatgaaaataaaaactaattacacagtttgtctgtaaattgcgagacaaatcttttgatcctagttagtctataattggacaatatttgtcacaaacaaacgaaagtgacacagtagcaaaatccaaaatattttcacatctaaacaggccttgtttagttcaaaaaaatttgggaaatcgacactgtagcacttttgtttgtatttgaccaatattgtccaatcatgaactaacttaggctcaaaagattcgtctcatcaatttcgaccgaactgtgtaattagtttttattttcgtctatatttaatactccatgcatgcgtctaaagattcgatatgacggggaatttgaaaaattttacaatttttttggggaactaaacaaggcttataaTTACACGaatgagatatatatatatgactctATAAAACAACGTACAGCAGTAGTTAAAATCAACACCTATGACTTTGAAAACCGATCATGATCGTAATTCGTACGGTGCAGACAAGTCGCCCAGTTGAGAGAGTTGGCTTTTGTTCTAGTTTTTGCGTCTGTCTGGGACACGCTTTTCCCCGATGCCTGGTCCAAGCTGCATTCGGCGCGCCGCTTTCACCGGTGGCCCCTCGCTGTCCTCGCCGCCCGCATCGACGCCGTTCGCCGGCAACGGCCGCGgcgctcatgtcatgctggtagTGACGGCGCGTCGGCGCCAGCAAGTGCCACAGTTTTAGTGTTTTACCGCGGCTCAGAGCTGGGGGCGCTACTACACAATTGATGGTCACGGGACGCTATCGGACGAGGATGAAACTCGTAGAGAAGGGACACAACCTGCAGCGCGCGCGTGCACTGCACCATGGCCCAGCCCAACCATTCGACTAGCCTACTACACATCCGGAGAGGACCGACCGCTTCAAGCACATCCAAAACCATCGCCATCGCCATCGCCCAGCTGATCGATAGCCGCCTATATTAGGTGCTCGGTGTTCATAACTTgcggcagagctcggcggcagcagcatgcctgcaactgcaactgcaactcctcccctctctccctcctcctccCCAGTGTGCTGATTTGCTCCTGTCACCTGTGTGCTTGTGTGTGCTAGCTACCATCGCTGGCCGCCAATGGCGAGGCGTGAGCTGTTCCTCGCGCTGCTGTGGCTCGCGGCCTTGGCGCTGGCCACCGGCCCCGCTGACGCGACGAGGAAGATGGTCGGGGTGTACGTGCTCAGGAAGGGGGATTTCTCCGTCAGGCTCACCAACTGGGGCGCCAGAGTCATGTCCGTCGTCCTCCCAGACTGCAAAGGTACCTTACCTGCAGTGTTCTTGCTTCATGTCTTCTCTTCACCCCCTTTGTTTCCCTTCCTTTTAATTTGGTACCAAGCTTGATGATTTGAGGCGTGTCTTTCTGCAGGGAATTTGGCTGATGTCGTCCTTGGCAGAGACACCATCGCTGAATACGTCGTAAGATGCCCAAAAACCACTCTGAATGTTCCTTTTCTTTTATCTTGTGTTCTTCCATCATTCTTCAGCAGTATATATATGCCTGCATTTGCCGTCCGTTCGATGACCATGAACTGATTTGGACGAAAACATCAGAACAATGCACGGTGCGGGCACACAACTTCATCTGTTCTAGCTGCAGTTCAATAAATCCAGTACATCTAGTACACGCTAAAAGTTGATCCTTAATCGGCATGACCAGATGCCCTATTATTAAGTATATTAAAAATACCCACCCACCCAGTAAGGTTGTCctaaagcgagattcaataACTCAAATAGTACCTTCGAATCGATTTGTCATCTGCTTTGTAGTTTCACTAGTACTTTTCTTTGCCTGAACAGCTGAACCACGACAACATGTTTAATTAAGACAATCTACTTGCACGTCATGCTCGCTTTTTCATGCAAAGGAGTATAATAATATATTCAAGACATCAAGATGTTAATGTAAGGAAAGTGTACTATCCATGAAGAACCGACAGTTGACAGATCATCTGTAGCTATCCTCCGCTTTAGTTCTGTTTGGATGTTGTGGTTTTTCAGAAACTGTAGTATCAATAATAAACTTCAGTTTCGATTTTTAAAACAAGAGATACGTAAAACCATAATTTAGAAAAGAAGGAAAGTTAAGTAAAGTTTCTGCTAATAAAACTCCAAAAAGACTAGAGTTTTAGCTACCATGGTTTTCAAAACTACAAAAATCATTACACACTAAAGTTTTCAAAAACAAAAGTATTTTacaaaagcatgatcttttTTGAAACAATAAAATACTTAGTATCCAAACAGGCTAGTTCACACAAAACCTCTGCATCATATGCAATTATTGTAGTCCTTTTCCTGAGGTCATACTGGTCAAAGTTGCATCACTCAAGGAGAACTTTCTAAGAACGAGCTGATCCTTCGCCACCAACCAAATTTCAGAAACGTTTATCCACGAGTCATCATCTCATCAAGCTTTAAGCTCGCTGAAAGTGACATGCATGTTTGCTGTATTGTTTCTTCTGCGTtatatatatcaaataatatggCAATATCCTCATTTCGAGTTTATTTCTGCAACTTGTTCTGTTCATCCAGAACGATGACGTGTACTTCGGGCCGATAACGGGCCGCATAGCGCAGAGAGTAGCCCGCGGCCGGTTCGTCCTCGATGGCAAGGTCTACCACATGCACAGGAACGATGGCAGGAACACGATTCACGGTACATCCAGATTGAGGCCATGGTTGATCCTGCCAAGGATTCTTTCAGATGCTTATATGCATATCAGTATATGTTCTTGTTGTTCATCAGGTGGTGACAGAGGATTCAGCAGAAGCATTTGGACGGTGAAGGAGTACGTAGCCGGCGGCGAGTCACCCTACATCACCTTCTACTACCGTAGCTTCGACGGAGAGCAAGGTACAAGCAGTACAACCGCAGCTAGATAGAAACGTAGATTGCAGTCCAAATTGACTAGATTTTGGACGGCATTCTGAACCGTTTTGCCTCTTCGAATGAGTAGGTTTGCCGGGGAACGTGGACGCGTACGTGACGTACCGTATGTCGGGGCCCTACACGCTGGGCGTGCACATGAACGCGACGGCGCTGGACAAGGCGACGCCGGTAAACTTCCTGCTGCACGTGTACTGGAACCTGCGCGGCGAGGGGAACGGCGACGTGCTGGGCCACACGCTCCGGCTGCACGCGTCGCGGTACGCCGTGCTGGATGATGAGCTCCTCCCGTCGTCGGGGCGCATCGAGCCCGTGGCCGGCACGCCGCTGGACTTCCGGACGCCGACGCCGATCGGCTCGCGCATCCGCCAGGTCGTCGTCATGGGCGGCCGCGCCGTCGGGTACGACACCAACTACATCGTCGACGGCGGGGAAGGGATGATGCGGCCCGTGGCGCAGGTCCGGGACCCCGCGTCCGGCAGGGCGTTGGAGCTGTGGGCAAACCAGCCGACCATGCAGCTCTACACGGGGAACTTTCTCAACCACACCAAGGGAAAGCGCGGCAAGGTGTACGACAGGTACGCTGGGTTCTGCCTGGAGACGATGGGGTACGTGGACGCCGTGAACCACCCTGAGTTTCCGTCTCAGACACTCAGGCCCGGCCAGGTGTACAAGCACGATATGGTCTACAAGTTCTCGTTCTAGGTGATGCACGATGTAAAACACAGTTCACCATTGGTATTTGGAGGGCAATCAATAATAATATTTGGATCACAAGCAGAGCCGGCCCTATGGGAGGGGCAGCAGGTGCGCCGGCCATGGGCCCTTGCAGCTTGGGGGCCTAAATATGTATAGTACTAGTATATCTCTATTCTCTGTATATGTATTGAGTTACAGGTAACGAGCAGCCGCAACGCCTGTCGCAAAGAGCCAGAGACACGGACTCGCGGTGTCTCGCCAAATTCCCGATTGACGGCACTGCACGCAGACGTAGGCACGCAGCCATTGCTCTGGCCACAAACCTGCAGTCATCGAGGCCTCGAGGGACTTCAAACAAATCAGCCAATCAGGCAATCACCAATCAGATCTTTATTGAATATTGATTTGATTCAGTTTCATATTTTCAGTTTATATGATCATGCCAAATTTTATATGCCCTAGTTTTTTTTCTTGTTCAATTTTTGTCTATTACTTTGCACAGGTACTCATGtagtcatatttttattttaatttaggTAAAGTGTTAGAATTTGAGAATGTTACCTAAAAAATATGAGTTGGGGGCTGCGAAGAAGAACACTTTCGGCAGTCACAACAAGGTGCTTTAGATAAGTTTTTTTCAGTTTCAAGTAGCGCTGTGCCTGAGCGTGATGAGAACCTTATAGATGCACCTGAGAATCAAGAAGAGACTATGTCACAAGAAAGGTTAAATGGTTTGGCTATGTGCACCATCGAAAGGGATATCTTGGACACTATTGATCTTAATACCGTTCTCGATGattttgcatcaagaaatgTCCGAAGaaatttatttatataaaaagcAATGAATATGACGAAATTCTATTTTTTCTCAAGGTAATCATATTAGTTCTAAAAGTACAAATATATTGCTTTTTAATCTACATTGTTTCTCGCTATTGATAATTATCAGACATATTAATTTTAAATATTGATTTCCCTTTATAAACAAAAATAGCCTATATATTATAGACTAGAGAGGCCATCGCGACGAGCTCGCCAGAGGGCCCTCGAAATCGTAGGGCCGGCGCTGATCACAAGACAAGAGATGAATCTTCGGTGTTTTCAAATAGAGTAGCCAAATTCGTGCTCTCAGCATCAACGATGGATGGATGACTTTTCTTCTCGCTAAGAGTTGACAAATCAGATTTTTCCATAAGTCGTCAGAGAGATGAGATTAGAAAAGACAAAGCTGACTGAAGGCAACCCATTTGAGTACTGAATTGGGCGTTTTCCCAAAATTATATTCCACCCATCCGATTGTTTAGAATTAGAAGTAACGCCAATATTAAGGCGATTAAAAACTGATTTGCGTGGTAAAAGAGTTTAACCATTCCTGGGTCCACCAACAAGTGAATTGCTCACCGGAATAGCGTTTGCTCCGGTGAGAGGGATTCTTCTTATTATTTCCCACCGTGGTCCATTTTTAGCTTCGTCATGCTGCCAGCCACGAAATTCTAACATATAATTTGCTCTCCCACCATGCCACAAATTAAAATAGAACTTGAAAAGCAAGCACTCAAAATAACACAACTTATAGATATAAAAAACAACTGTTTGCGAAGAAACCAAGAAACGAAAGACTCGATCACCAAGAGGCAGAATATAAAAATTCTCAGCGATACCACCAATCACTGATTGCAGAAGGGCAGCTGCTATGGACTTTGTCAAACAGAACTTGTAGCTGCCAAAGGAAGGGACCAAGAAGAATTCATGAGAGGAGAGTGCAGGATCGAAATTGACCAGATGACCAAACTGTCAATGGATCTCGGCTTCCACCACTTTCCTAGGCCTATTGTTGAGGCCAAGATGATCCATGATGGCCAGATCGACACCTCAACGATGATCatcatggtgaagaaggggagggAGTGGTGAAGTCGCCAAGGTCACCATCAGTGTGGCACCATATTGACTCCCGGTTCGACAAAACTTCAAACAACTTGTGTGTGAGCTCCGCAGAGGCCACCTCTTCCAGCTCCAGCTCTGACTCCGGCAAAATTCTAGTGGGTAGTAGCGATCTCCCTCGGGGCTCTATCGAGAACTGGATGCCATGACCAGAGTGGTTTGCGGCGGTTTGGTGATGGTCACTAGGACCAAAGGGTCTGTTTGATACACTGGCTCGAGGGCCTAGGTGCACTCCTAGGGTGCAACTCCCGTGTTTGCTGTCTTGAGCCCACTCATGGACCTGGCCTCGGGATGCAAAtttcactctctctctctctctctcgtggcTCCTGTAAAAGGAATGGACTTTCATTTTTTCTAGGCTAGGTCGGCTGAAGCGCTCAGAGTGTGATGGAGTCACCTCCCAACTCGTCCTCTCACCCAGTGCTCCGTTGTCTCCCTACCTCTCAACTCCCATATCCGCGCCCCTACTCGACTTCTCCTCCTAGCGTGCCCCTACCATCCGAGGCACTGCTCCCCAATGACACGCTCCTCCAAATCGATGACTTCTCCAACGGCGATGCGTTGCACATCTCTTCTCCTTGGCCATGGGCTGGGTCGAGCTCCCGTCGTTCctcgcgcgcgcggcggcggtatGCCACCGACATGATCCTCCTCAATAGGCGTGTGCTCATCCTCGGCGGTGCGGTGCTAGCACTGATGTTCTTCCCGTTCCTGGATGAGACGACGAAGCTTGACATCGAGAATAACCTGTACCTGTTCCTCCACCTCCCCCTAACGACACCATCTTCGTCTTTGCCAATGACTGTGCCATCGTCCTGATCCCTACAACCGTGCCCCACTCTAGCGCCTCCCCACCGTGGCCATCGACCGGACCTGTGCCTGCAGCTCCTCCAACTACGAGCTGCCGCTGCTAGCACCAGCAGGCAGCCGTAGCATGCAGTTCTGCTAGTGCTTGGCGGCATTCTTGCTCCTGCCCACCATGTGTTTGATGAAATACCAAGGAAGGGAAGTTTTTAGGGTTAATGTAAGTGCAAGGTCATGGTATCTCTCTGTTCAACCATACAAACACAATATAAACTGGGCTCGACTCTACTGGAACACAACACCAAACACCTGCAATTGCACCATGGGAACCAAGCTTCGGCCGCAGCCAAGCTAAGCCAGTCGGGTAGGAAGAAGGAGGTGTTTGGTTagagttgttaaagtttaacaagtgctgtagtattttcgttttatttgacaattagtatccaatcatggactaattaggctcaaaagattcgtctcgcaaattactctttaACTATGTTTTTTGTttcgtaaataatctatatttagtactccatacatgtgtccaaacattcgatgtgacggacgaTAAATTTTAACTCGTGAAACCAAACAGGGGCTAAGATATCAAACACGCCCGGAGTGGCCACCGGTGCAAGCTGTGAGGCAGGGTCTCAGCGGGGGAAGGGCATCTCAGCGACCGGAGAGACCCGCAGGCGCTGCAGGCGCTTGGTGGTGACCGCCGAGGCCAGGATGGCCGATGGCGCTAGCTCAGAGGTGGAGCCTCAGCAGGGGTGGCCACTCGTGTTATCAGCGGTGGCTTGTTGACCATTTGACAGCCCATATTGAGTACCGAGAGAGTTGGCTGTTGTTCTAGTTTTGCGTTTGTCTGTGCAGCTTTTCCCGAGCTTCATACGGCGAAACCGACCACCGCGCCGCTTTCACCGGTGGCCCGTTGCTGGCCTCGCCGCCCCCATCGACGCCGTGCGCCGGCAACGGCCGCGCCGCTCATGTCATGGACTCA
Protein-coding sequences here:
- the LOC8073423 gene encoding aldose 1-epimerase, producing the protein MARRELFLALLWLAALALATGPADATRKMVGVYVLRKGDFSVRLTNWGARVMSVVLPDCKGNLADVVLGRDTIAEYVNDDVYFGPITGRIAQRVARGRFVLDGKVYHMHRNDGRNTIHGGDRGFSRSIWTVKEYVAGGESPYITFYYRSFDGEQGLPGNVDAYVTYRMSGPYTLGVHMNATALDKATPVNFLLHVYWNLRGEGNGDVLGHTLRLHASRYAVLDDELLPSSGRIEPVAGTPLDFRTPTPIGSRIRQVVVMGGRAVGYDTNYIVDGGEGMMRPVAQVRDPASGRALELWANQPTMQLYTGNFLNHTKGKRGKVYDRYAGFCLETMGYVDAVNHPEFPSQTLRPGQVYKHDMVYKFSF